The Hemiscyllium ocellatum isolate sHemOce1 chromosome 22, sHemOce1.pat.X.cur, whole genome shotgun sequence genome includes a region encoding these proteins:
- the LOC132826329 gene encoding inositol 1,4,5-trisphosphate receptor-interacting protein isoform X1, giving the protein MLKVDFEPTFLRVQVQSWVAMPVGILTVCLVMAVTVINQPFTFQEARWNGEQQQELESLRRMKEREEHLQAEMQRLEKELAESPPGELGLESGGEPGKGQEYGWSLWSALSVAAFLFLEVWRQDTEPRCLQEVADEDEDSGAIGEAWWCAALPDHRALVRFYDKCVRVPGAELSRIKELVEGCADDLLEALRSVCNRDLDMEVEECIGIGSLYENWRVRRPLVCDLIVPFTPPEPYRFGAEVVCSGGGFGMASGCRVPGEFGSGMVRVINPGENPCSCVCGRTQLGEDMLCLVHGENALEATLPGSTQKDKLLWAATAPYMGKTQVTQWFQRALTKAWAKISHKYDFDLSFRDLERPGALRIRFRSGKTVHFSLLPVVEFENSDVYFMPLMGSDVPFGTVHSNDTAWPFTFAVYEKRFLKMMAKKLPESSCHLMCLQIVSFLHEKQCNLTGASGLSQYHFKTALLHQMNSQAPGAWHHSCLQHRLRDLLRYLDKALLEKRLNHFMIGNVAYLPDLDIPEAFRSAEPLNLFRSFVTHRASYRKARWTWTEMLRNTAVLVQEYSLKNPSQDGIRARHNTAAEPS; this is encoded by the coding sequence tGCAGAGTTGGGTGGCCATGCCGGTTGGGATCTTAACCGTGTGCCTGGTCATGGCAGTCACGGTGATCAATCAGCCATTCACCTTCCAGGAGGCCAGGTGGAACGGAGAGCAGCAGCAGGAGCTGGAGAGCCTGAGGCGGATGAAGGAGCGTGAGGAACATCTTCAAGCTGAGATGCAGAGGCTGGAGAAGGAGTTGGCAGAGTCGCCTCCAGGGGAGTTGGGATTGGAGTCTGGAGGGGAGCCAGGGAAGGGGCAGGAGTACGGCTGGAGCCTGTGGAGTGCTCTCTCTGTGGCTGCATTCCTTTTTTTGGAGGTCTGGAGACAGGACACAGAGCCGCGGTGTCTGCAGGAAGTGGCGGACGAGGACGAAGACTCTGGTGCCATTGGGGAGGCGTGGTGGTGTGCTGCCCTCCCAGACCATCGGGCTCTGGTCCGCTTCTACGACAAGTGTGTCCGCGTTCCCGGTGCCGAGTTGTCCAGGATcaaggagctggtggaggggtgtGCGGATGATTTGTTGGAGGCCTTGAGGAGTGTGTGTAACCGGGACCTGGACATGGAGGTGGAGGAATGCATTGGTATTGGGAGTCTGTATGAGAACTGGAGGGTCAGGAGACCCTTGGTGTGTGACCTGATTGTACCCTTCACTCCCCCAGAGCCTTACCGGTTCGGAGCGGAGGTAGTGTGCTCTGGAGGGGGGTTTGGGATGGCTTCAGGGTGCAGGGTCCCTGGGGAGTTTGGCTCTGGGATGGTCCGTGTCATCAATCCTGGAGAGAACCCGTGCAGCTGTGTCTGTGGCCGGACGCAGCTGGGGGAGGACATGCTGTGCCTGGTGCATGGTGAGAACGCCCTGGAGGCCACTCTGCCAGGCTCCACTCAGAAAGACAAGCTGCTGTGGGCTGCCACTGCTCCCTACATGGGCAAGACTCAGGTCACCCAGTGGTTCCAGAGGGCCCTGACCAAAGCCTGGGCTAAGATCTCACACAAGTACGACTTTGATCTTTCCTTCCGGGATCTGGAGAGGCCTGGAGCACTGAGGATAAGATTTCGCTCGGGGAAAACCGTGCATTTCAGCCTGCTCCCGGTGGTGGAGTTTGAAAACTCTGATGTTTACTTTATGCCCCTAATGGGCAGTGATGTGCCCTTTGGCACCGTCCATTCCAATGACACAGCTTGGCCCTTTACGTTCGCTGTCTACGAGAAGCGTTTCCTCAAGATGATGGCGAAGAAGCTTCCGGAAAGTTCTTGCCACCTGATGTGTCTGCAAATAGTCTCGTTTCTCCACGAGAAACAGTGCAATCTGACGGGGGCCAGCGGTCTCAGCCAGTACCACTTCAAAACTGCCCTCCTGCACCAGATGAACAGCCAAGCCCCAGGAGCATGGCACCACTCGTGCCTTCAGCACCGGCTCAGGGACCTGCTGCGGTACCTGGACAAGGCTCTGCTGGAGAAACGCCTGAACCATTTCATGATTGGCAACGTGGCCTACCTCCCTGACTTGGACATCCCAGAGGCCTTCCGCTCCGCTGAGCCCCTCAACCTGTTCCGTAGTTTTGTAACGCACCGCGCCTCCTACCGCAAGGCGCGTTGGACCTGGACCGAGATGCTGAGGAACACGGCGGTCCTAGTTCAGGAATACAGTCTGAAAAATCCCAGCCAGGATGGAATCAGAGCAAGACACAATACCGCAGCGGAGCCCAGCTAA
- the LOC132826329 gene encoding inositol 1,4,5-trisphosphate receptor-interacting protein isoform X2, whose protein sequence is MPVGILTVCLVMAVTVINQPFTFQEARWNGEQQQELESLRRMKEREEHLQAEMQRLEKELAESPPGELGLESGGEPGKGQEYGWSLWSALSVAAFLFLEVWRQDTEPRCLQEVADEDEDSGAIGEAWWCAALPDHRALVRFYDKCVRVPGAELSRIKELVEGCADDLLEALRSVCNRDLDMEVEECIGIGSLYENWRVRRPLVCDLIVPFTPPEPYRFGAEVVCSGGGFGMASGCRVPGEFGSGMVRVINPGENPCSCVCGRTQLGEDMLCLVHGENALEATLPGSTQKDKLLWAATAPYMGKTQVTQWFQRALTKAWAKISHKYDFDLSFRDLERPGALRIRFRSGKTVHFSLLPVVEFENSDVYFMPLMGSDVPFGTVHSNDTAWPFTFAVYEKRFLKMMAKKLPESSCHLMCLQIVSFLHEKQCNLTGASGLSQYHFKTALLHQMNSQAPGAWHHSCLQHRLRDLLRYLDKALLEKRLNHFMIGNVAYLPDLDIPEAFRSAEPLNLFRSFVTHRASYRKARWTWTEMLRNTAVLVQEYSLKNPSQDGIRARHNTAAEPS, encoded by the coding sequence ATGCCGGTTGGGATCTTAACCGTGTGCCTGGTCATGGCAGTCACGGTGATCAATCAGCCATTCACCTTCCAGGAGGCCAGGTGGAACGGAGAGCAGCAGCAGGAGCTGGAGAGCCTGAGGCGGATGAAGGAGCGTGAGGAACATCTTCAAGCTGAGATGCAGAGGCTGGAGAAGGAGTTGGCAGAGTCGCCTCCAGGGGAGTTGGGATTGGAGTCTGGAGGGGAGCCAGGGAAGGGGCAGGAGTACGGCTGGAGCCTGTGGAGTGCTCTCTCTGTGGCTGCATTCCTTTTTTTGGAGGTCTGGAGACAGGACACAGAGCCGCGGTGTCTGCAGGAAGTGGCGGACGAGGACGAAGACTCTGGTGCCATTGGGGAGGCGTGGTGGTGTGCTGCCCTCCCAGACCATCGGGCTCTGGTCCGCTTCTACGACAAGTGTGTCCGCGTTCCCGGTGCCGAGTTGTCCAGGATcaaggagctggtggaggggtgtGCGGATGATTTGTTGGAGGCCTTGAGGAGTGTGTGTAACCGGGACCTGGACATGGAGGTGGAGGAATGCATTGGTATTGGGAGTCTGTATGAGAACTGGAGGGTCAGGAGACCCTTGGTGTGTGACCTGATTGTACCCTTCACTCCCCCAGAGCCTTACCGGTTCGGAGCGGAGGTAGTGTGCTCTGGAGGGGGGTTTGGGATGGCTTCAGGGTGCAGGGTCCCTGGGGAGTTTGGCTCTGGGATGGTCCGTGTCATCAATCCTGGAGAGAACCCGTGCAGCTGTGTCTGTGGCCGGACGCAGCTGGGGGAGGACATGCTGTGCCTGGTGCATGGTGAGAACGCCCTGGAGGCCACTCTGCCAGGCTCCACTCAGAAAGACAAGCTGCTGTGGGCTGCCACTGCTCCCTACATGGGCAAGACTCAGGTCACCCAGTGGTTCCAGAGGGCCCTGACCAAAGCCTGGGCTAAGATCTCACACAAGTACGACTTTGATCTTTCCTTCCGGGATCTGGAGAGGCCTGGAGCACTGAGGATAAGATTTCGCTCGGGGAAAACCGTGCATTTCAGCCTGCTCCCGGTGGTGGAGTTTGAAAACTCTGATGTTTACTTTATGCCCCTAATGGGCAGTGATGTGCCCTTTGGCACCGTCCATTCCAATGACACAGCTTGGCCCTTTACGTTCGCTGTCTACGAGAAGCGTTTCCTCAAGATGATGGCGAAGAAGCTTCCGGAAAGTTCTTGCCACCTGATGTGTCTGCAAATAGTCTCGTTTCTCCACGAGAAACAGTGCAATCTGACGGGGGCCAGCGGTCTCAGCCAGTACCACTTCAAAACTGCCCTCCTGCACCAGATGAACAGCCAAGCCCCAGGAGCATGGCACCACTCGTGCCTTCAGCACCGGCTCAGGGACCTGCTGCGGTACCTGGACAAGGCTCTGCTGGAGAAACGCCTGAACCATTTCATGATTGGCAACGTGGCCTACCTCCCTGACTTGGACATCCCAGAGGCCTTCCGCTCCGCTGAGCCCCTCAACCTGTTCCGTAGTTTTGTAACGCACCGCGCCTCCTACCGCAAGGCGCGTTGGACCTGGACCGAGATGCTGAGGAACACGGCGGTCCTAGTTCAGGAATACAGTCTGAAAAATCCCAGCCAGGATGGAATCAGAGCAAGACACAATACCGCAGCGGAGCCCAGCTAA